A single genomic interval of Puntigrus tetrazona isolate hp1 chromosome 1, ASM1883169v1, whole genome shotgun sequence harbors:
- the htt gene encoding huntingtin isoform X1: MATMEKLMKAFESLKSFQQQQGPLSAEELVQKQKKDLATTKKDRVTHCLTICENIVAQSLRTSPEFQKLLGIAMEMFLLCSDDKESDVRMVADECLNKIIKALMDSNLPRLQLELYKEIKKNAASRSLRAALWRFAELAHLVRPQKCRPYLVNLLPCLTRITKRQEETVQETLSSSIPKIMAALGHFANDGEIKMLLKAFVANLKSSSPTIRRTAASSAVSVCQHSRRTHYFYTWLLNVLLGLVVPVDEEHSSHLILGVLLTLRYLMPLLQQQAPNTSLKGSFGLVRKEADVTPTPEQLIQVYELTLHYTQHWDHNVVMASLELLQQVFRTPPPELLNALITRGKISHTSVFREEAESRARSGSILELIAGGSTCSPLLLRKQKGKLLSGEEEGLEDDPERAEVTTESFSASVGGDSSSEAPSSSGVSSLGTSDIITEQPRSSQHALQPGDSVDLSASEQGVGPDTPDEEDEEDMLSRSSSGGAGVVSTSGDLVTEGNQMSTGAVSSSSPPSDSSQTTTEGPDSAVTPSDCAELVSVTRTSRRYRNYSPPSPTPTEGPDPHSDSESSLYRPSSSSSSTSTSSSTFSAISSSSSSDQVLDGSESQYSGMQIGTLQDEEEEGTAPPPDKIPEPFSQSALALSKPHLLEGKGHNRQSSDSSVDRFIPKEEVLEPAELDNKPSRIKGDIGHYTDPKEEPLVHCVRLLAASFLLAGQRNGLVPDNEVRVSVKALAVSCVGAAATLLPEAFFNKLYLQPLEGQQPDELQYISDVLQYIEHGDPQIRGATAILCGALIQAIQLKTRYNTETWLSQIHSITGSSVTLENFVPLLQRSLKDESSVTCKMACASVRHCIMALCNGSQSELGLQLLIDLLTLKDCSYWLVRTELLETLAEIDFRLVSFLERKTEKLHKGEHHYTGLLRLQDRVLNDVVLYLLGDEDPRVRHVAANTIGRLVPRLFYDCDQAQTDPVVAIARDQSSVYLQLLMHETQPPSQFTVSTITRTYRGYNLGQSAPDVTVENNLSRVITAISHALTSSTSRAMTFGCCEALCLLSSTFPVCTWSTGWHCGFVSSSVFHLNRSSQYRSRGRSFSLSQSGGSEEVRRSLTVGVASMVLSLISSAWFPLDLSAHQSALLLAGNLLAAVAPKCMKSPWAGEEETNPTPSKVEEAWPALNDRSLVVLVEQLFSHLLKILNICAHVLDDTPPGPAVKATLPSLGNTPSLSPIRRKGKEKEMTEPSTTPMSPKKGEANTGRTADSTVTPAVNKSTTLGSFYHLPPYLKLYDALRATHANYKVTLDLHNTNEKFGSFLRSALDVLSQMLELATLHDIGKCVEEILGYLKSCFSREPTMATVCVQQLLKALFGTNLASQYEGSSSHPCRSQGKALRLGSTSVRPGLYHYCFMAPYTHFTQALADASLRNMVQAEQEQDASGWFDVMQKVSNQLRSSITNVTRHRGDKNAIHNHIRLFEPLVIKALKQYTTSTSVALQRQVLDLLAQLVQLRVNYCLLDSDQVFIGFVLKQFEYIEVGQFRDSEEIVPNIFFFLVLLSYERYHSKQIISIPKIIQLCDGIMASDRKAVTHAIPALQPIVHDLFVLRGSNKADAGKELDTQKEVVVSMLLRLIQHHQVLEMFILVLQQCHKENEDKWKRLSRQIADIILPMIGKQQMHLDSHEALGVLNTLFETVAPSSLRPVDMLLKSMFITPSTLASVGTVQLWVSGILAILRVLISQSTEDIILSRIQELSLSPYLLSCPNIRRLRDDDLSPPEAPPTTVEDDNGEPQRVPPEETFARFLLQLVGVLLDDIATKQVKVDMSEQQHTFYCQQLGTLLMCLIHIFKSGMFRRITAAGSRLLKAEGGEGGNFYTLEGLNSLVLQLITTHPSLVLLWCQVLLIINYTNYTWWSEVHQTPRRHSLSSTKLLSPHSSGEEERPEGKLAMCNREIVRRGALILFCDYVCQNLHDSEHLTWLTVNHVSDLISLSHEPPVQDLISAVHRNSAASGLFIQAIQSRCDNLSTPVMLKKTLQCLEGIHLSQSGALLMLYVDKLLNTPFRVLARMVDTLACRRVEMLLAETLQNSIAQLPLEELDRIQQYLQTSGLAQRHQRFYSLLDRFRATIAEDTVSPAAPISSHPLDGDPPPSPENVEPNKEWYVALVKSQCCLRGEGALYETTELLTKLPQSDLNAIMTCKDFNLCLLASCLSVGVQRVCKDHGTVLFDTAQQVAFERLAGVVELLPSPHQPLLPSSKACADYWQKLNQVYSEPGFYQTVLSLCGVLSQYLLSLSKLPSSLHIPKDRETLITAFSTLAIEVVVWRLLQDQLPLSVDIQMSLSCLCLALQQPTVWTHFASHTYLTHTCSIIYCIQLLIHAVAVGPGDQLLKPERKTSDQSEDELDSADKHLERKCCEIMAELVEGLQSVLALGHHRNKNIPAFLTPVLRNVIISLARLPIVNSYTRIPPLVWKLGWSPRPSGEFGTALPEIPVEFLQEKDVFREFLYRINTLGWSSRTQFEETWATLLGVLVTQPITMDQEEETQQEEDMERTQINVLAVQAITSLVLSAMTLPTAGNPAVSCPEQQPRNKILKALDTRFGRKLSVIRGMVEREIQAMVSKRDNIATHFPYQAWDPVPSLSSSTAGTLISHEKLLLQINTEREIGNMDYKLGQVSIHSVWLGNNITPLREEEWGEDEEDEADAPAPSSPPLSPINSRKHRAGVDIHSCSQFLLELYSQWILPGSPSSRKTPVVLLSEVVRSLLAVSDLFTERNQFDMMFSTLTELQKVHPPEDEILNQYLVPAICKAAAVLGMDKAIAEPVCRLLESTLRSTHLPSRIGALHGILYVLECDLLDDTARQLIPTVSEYLLSNLKALAQCANLHNQQHVLVMCAVAFYMMENYPLDVGSEFNAGIIQICCMMLSASEEATPSIIYHCILRGLERLLLSEQLSRMDAETLVKLSVERVNMPSPHRAMAALGLMLTCMYTGVAGEEGKEKGSPGRPADADPTAPDSESVIVAMERVSVLFDRIRKGFPSEARVVARILPQFLDDFFPLQDVMNKVIGEFLSNQQPYPQFMATVVYKVFQTLHATGQSSMVRDWVLLSLSNFTQRTPVAMAMWSLSCFFVSASTSQWISALLPHVISRMGKSDTVDISLFCLVAMDFYRHQIDEELDRRAFQSVFEMVASPGSPYYQLLCCLQSIHQDTPL, translated from the exons ATGGCCACCATGGAGAAGCTGATGAAGGCGTTCGAGTCGCTCAAATCATTCCAGCAGCAGCAAGGCCCGCTGTCGGCCGAGGAGCTCGTTCAGAAACA aaaaaaagacctTGCTACAACCAAAAAGGACAGAGTGACTCATTGCCTGACGATATGTGAAAACATCGTGGCACAGTCGCTGAG GACATCTCCAGAGTTCCAGAAACTTCTCGGAATTGCGATGGAAATGTTCTTGTTGTGCAGCGACGACAAGGAGTCTGACGTCAGGATGGTGGCAGATGAGTGCCTCAACAAAATCATCAAA GCATTGATGGATTCCAACTTGCCTAGGCTGCAGCTTGAACTGTACAAAGAGATTAAAAAG aatgcTGCCTCTCGGAGTCTGCGGGCAGCCTTGTGGAGGTTTGCTGAGCTTGCTCACCTCGTGCGTCCTCAGAAGTGCAG GCCGTACCTTGTGAATCTACTGCCGTGTCTGACACGGATCACTAAACGTCAGGAGGAGACTGTGCAGGAAACACTTTCTTCTTCAATTCCTAAAATCATGGCTGCCCTGGGACACTTCGCCAATGATGGAGAGATCAAG atgCTGCTGAAGGCCTTTGTTGCCAATCTAAAGTCCAGTTCTCCCACTATTCGCCGAACAGCGGCCAGCTCGGCTGTCAGTGTCTGTCAGCACTCACGCAGAACACACTACTTCTACACCTGGCTCCTCAACGTGCTGCTGG gttTGGTAGTGCCGGTGGATGAGGAACATTCCAGTCACCTGATTCTGGGTGTATTACTGACATTGCGCTACCTGATGCCTCTTCTTCAGCAGCAGGCTCCCAACACCAGTCTGAAGGGCAGCTTTGGGCTCGTTCGTAAAGAGGCTGACGTCACCCCTACACCTGAGCAGCTCATTCAG GTCTATGAACTGACCCTGCACTACACGCAGCACTGGGATCATAATGTGGTGATGGCGTCTCTGGAGCTTCTTCAGCAGGTGTTTCGCACTCCTCCCCCTGAGCTCCTGAACGCTCTCATCACACGTGGCAAAATATCACACACCAGTGTCTTCAGAGAAGAGGCCGAGAGCCGCGCACGCAGTGGCAGCATTCTCGAACTTATTG CGGGTGGGTCAACATGCAGCCCTCTACTCCTCAGGAAGCAGAAAG GTAAGCTGTTGTCAGGTGAAGAAGAGGGTTTGGAGGATGACCCTGAGAGGGCAGAGGTCACCACCGAATCGTTCTCTG CCTCGGTTGGTGGCGACAGCTCCAGTGAAGCTCCCTCCTCATCAGGCGTTTCGTCTCTTGGCACGTCTGACATCATCACAGAGCAGCCTCGCTCCTCCCAGCATGCCTTGCAGCCGGGAGACTCCGTTGACCTCAGTGCATCAGAGCAGGGTGTAGGGCCTGATACTCCagatgaggaagatgaggaggacATGCTAAGTCGCAGCTCAAGCGGGGGCGCCGGGGTCGTCAGCACGTCCGGTGACTTGGTAACCGAAGGCAACCAGATGTCGACGGGAGCAGTGTCGTCGTCGTCGCCCCCTAGCGACAGTTCCCAGACGACTACGGAGGGGCCGGACTCCGCCGTGACGCCTTCAGACTGCGCCGAGCTCGTAAGTGTCACCAGAACCAGCAGACGCTATCGGAACTATTCACCACCTTCCCCAACTCCCACAGAAGGGCCGGACCCGCACTCCGACAGCGAGTCATCTCTCTACAGgccatcctcttcctcctcctctacCTCGACTTCTTCCTCCACCTTTTCTGCCATCTCTTCCTCTAGCAGTAGTGACCAG gtgctGGACGGCAGTGAGAGTCAGTACTCAGGGATGCAGATCGGCACACTgcaggatgaggaggaggagggcaCAGCTCCACCACCTGACAAAATACCAGAACCTTTCTCTCAGTCAGCACTTG CTTTAAGTAAGCCCCATCTTCTGGAGGGAAAAGGTCACAACAGGCAGTCGTCTGACAGCAGTGTGGATCGATTTATACCAAAGGAAGAGGTTCTGGAACCCGCAGAACTTGACAACAAG ccATCTAGGATTAAAGGAGATATTGGGCACTATACTGACCCAAAGGAAGAGCCTCTGGTGCACTGTGTCCGGCTGTTGGCTGCCTCTTTTCTGCTCGCTGGCCAAAGAAATG GGCTGGTTCCTGATAATGAGGTCCGTGTGAGCGTTAAGGCGTTAGCCGTCAGCTGTGTGGGGGCAGCAGCAACTCTTCTACCTGAAGCCTTCTTTAACAAACTCTACCTGCAGCCACTAGAAGGACAACAACCAGACG AGCTACAGTACATCAGTGATGTACTGCAGTACATTGAACACGGAGATCCTCAGATTAGAGGAGCCACAGCCATCCTGTGTGGGGCTTTAATCCAAGCCATCCAGCTCAAGACTCGCTACAATACAGAGACGTGGCTGTCCCAGATCCACTCCATCACAG GAAGCTCTGTGACACTCGAAAACTTTGTGCCTCTGCTGCAGCGAAGTCTGAAAGACGAATCTTCAGTCACATGTAAAATGGCCTGTGCTTCTGTTAGg CACTGTATCATGGCGTTGTGCAATGGAAGTCAAAGTGAACTTGGCCTGCAGCTACTCATTGATCTGCTGACCTTGAAGGACTGCTCCTATTGGCTGGTTCGCACTGAGCTTTTGGAGACGCTTGCTGAGATAGATTTCCG GTTAGTAAGTTTTTTGGAAAGGAAAACGGAGAAGTTGCACAAAGGAGAGCATCACTATACTGGG TTGTTGCGGCTCCAGGACAGGGTTCTGAATGATGTTGTGCTTTATCTACTGGGAGATGAGGACCCGCGTGTGAGACATGTGGCAGCAAACACCATCGGCAG GTTGGTGCCCAGGTTGTTCTACGACTGCGACCAGGCTCAGACAGACCCTGTTGTGGCCATAGCTCGAGATCAGAGCAGTGTGTACCTGCAGCTGCTGATGCACGAGACCCAGCCTCCGTCGCAGTTCACCGTCAGCACTATTACACG AACATACCGTGGCTACAATCTGGGTCAGAGTGCGCCGGATGTTACCGTGGAGAACAACCTGTCTCGGGTCATCACTGCCATCTCCCACGCCCTCACCTCCTCCACTTCCAGAGCCATGACT TTTGGCTGTTGTGAGGCTCTGTGCCTTTTGTCCAGCACCTTCCCAGTGTGCACTTGGAGCACAGGCTGGCATTGTGGCTTTGTGAGCTCCTCTGTCTTTCATCTCAACCGCTCCAGCCAGTACCGCAGCCGAGGACGCTCCTTTAG TCTCTCTCAGTCTGGTGGAAGTGAGGAGGTGCGCAGGTCTCTAACAGTCGGTGTGGCCAGTATGGTTTTGTCCCTTATCTCCTCTGCCTGGTTCCCTCTTGATCTCTCTGCCCATCAATCTGCTCTACTACTGGCTGGGAACCTTCTTGCTG CCGTTGCACCGAAGTGCATGAAGAGCCCGTGGGCAGGAGAGGAGGAGACTAACCCTACCCCCTCGAAGGTGGAGGAGGCGTGGCCTGCCCTGAACGACCGTTCTCTGGTTGTTTTGGTGGAGCAGCTGTTCTCACACCTGCTGAAGATCCTCAACATCTGTGCCCATGTGCTTGATGACACACCCCCAGGCCCTGCCGTCAAG GCTACTTTACCCTCATTGGGCAACACTCCTTCTCTTAGTCCAATCAGAAGGAAGGGTAAAGAGAAGGAGATGACGGAACCCAGCACCACTCCTATGAGCCCAAAGAAAGGAGAAGCCAACACAG GCAGAACAGCGGACAGCACAGTGACACCAGCGGTTAACAAATCCACGACTCTGGGCAGCTTTTATCACCTCCCTCCTTATCTGAAGCTTTATGATGCACTGAGAGCTACACATGCTAACTACAAA gtcACATTAGACCTTCACAACACCAATGAGAAGTTTGGGAGTTTCTTGAGGTCGGCGCTTGATGTCCTTTCACAGATGCTCGAGTTGGCCACTCTGCATGATATTGGCAAA TGTGTTGAAGAGATCCTGGGTTACCTCAAGTCATGTTTCTCTCGGGAACCGACTATGGCCactgtgtgtgttcagcag CTGTTGAAGGCGTTGTTTGGAACCAATCTTGCATCTCAGTATGAGGGGTCTTCCTCTCACCCGTGTCGGTCCCAGGGCAAGGCCCTCCGGCTTGGCTCGACCAGCGTCAGACCCGGGCTCTACCATTATTGCTTCATGGCCCCATATACTCACTTCACCCAGGCCCTCGCAGATGCCAGCCTTAGAAACATGGTGCAAGCTGAACAAGAACAGGATGCCTCTGG GTGGTTTGATGTCATGCAAAAAGTCTCCAACCAGTTGAGGTCAAGTATCACCAATGTCACTCGCCACCGAGGAGACAAG AATGCCATTCATAATCACATCCGTTTGTTTGAGCCGCTGGTGATAAAAGCTCTGAAGCAGTACACCACCAGCACTTCAGTGGCCCTGCAAAGACAGGTGCTGGACCTTCTCGCCCAGCTTGTGCAGCTCCGGGTCAACTATTGTTTACTTGATTCCGATCAG GTGTTCATTGGTTTTGTGCTGAAGCAGTTTGAGTATATTGAAGTGGGGCAGTTCAG gGACTCTGAAGAGATTGTGcccaacattttctttttcctggTTCTGCTGTCCTATGAGCGCTACCACTCCAAACAGATCATCAGCATCCCAAAGATCATTCAGCTGTGCGATGGCATCATGGCCAGCGACAGGAAGGCAGTAACACACG CAATCCCTGCACTGCAGCCTATAGTACACGACCTCTTTGTGCTGCGTGGCTCCAATAAAGCAGATGCAGGAAAGGAGCTGGACACGCAGAAGGAGGTGGTGGTGTCCATGCTGCTACGCCTCATTCAGCACCATCAG gtgcTGGAGATGTTTATTCTAGTCCTACAGCAGTGCCATAAAGAGAATGAAGATAAATGGAAGAGGCTTTCACGGCAGATTGCTGACATCATACTACCAATGATCGGCAAACAGCAA ATGCACCTGGACTCCCATGAGGCATTGGGTGTGCTAAACACCCTGTTCGAGACAGTGGCTCCCTCCTCTCTTCGGCCTGTGGATATGCTACTGAAGAGCATGTTCATCACACCTTCTACACTA GCATCAGTGGGTACGGTGCAGTTGTGGGTGTCTGGGATTCTTGCCATTCTGCGTGTCCTCATCTCACAATCCACAGAGGACATCATTCTGTCTCGTATTCAGGAGCTTTCTCTGTCGCCGTACCTCCTCTCCTGTCCCAACATCCGTCGACTGCGGGATGATGACCTGTCCCCTCCTGAAGCTCCGCCCACAACTGTGGAAGATGACAATGGGGAGCCGCAACGCGTCCCTCCTGAGGAAACTTTTGCTAG GTTCTTATTGCAGTTAGTGGGGGTGTTGCTGGATGATATCGCCACTAAGCAAGTGAAAGTTGACATGAGTGAGCAGCAGCACACGTTCTACTGTCAGCAGCTAGGCACACTGCTCATGTGTTTGATCCACATCTTCAAATCAG GAATGTTCCGGCGGATCACGGCAGCGGGCAGCAGGCTGTTGAAGGCAGAGGGAGGTGAAGGGGGGAATTTTTATACGTTGGAAGGTTTGAACAGCCTGGTGCTCCAGCTCATCACTACGCACCCGTCTCTGGTCCTGCTCTGGTGTCAGGTCCTTCTCATCATCAACTACACCAACTACACATGGTGGTCTGAGGTGCATCAGACACCCAG GAGGCACAGTCTGTCCAGCACTAAGCTGCTGAGCCCGCACTCGtctggagaggaggagaggcCTGAGGGGAAGCTGGCTATGTGTAACAGAGAGATTGTTCGACGAGGAGCACTCATTCTCTTCTGTGACTACGTG TGTCAAAACCTGCATGATTCTGAGCATCTGACGTGGCTGACAGTGAATCATGTGAGCGATCTGATCAGTCTTTCCCATGAACCTCCAGTGCAGGATCTCATCAGTGCTGTGCACCGAAATTCTGCAGCCAGCGGGCTCTTCATACAGGCCATACAATCACGCTGTGACAACCTTtctact CCGGTAATGCTGAAGAAGACCCTGCAGTGTTTGGAGGGCATTCATCTAAGTCAGTCTGGGGCTCTGCTCATGCTATATGTGGACAAGCTTCTCAACACGCCGTTCCGTGTGCTGGCTCGCATGGTGGACACACTGGCCTGCAGACGTGTGGAGATGCTGCTCGCTGAGACCCTGCAG AATAGTATCGCTCAGCTGCCACTGGAGGAGCTGGACAGGATTCAGCAGTACTTGCAGACCAGTGGCCTTGCACAAAG GCATCAGCGGTTCTACTCCCTGCTGGACAGGTTCAGAGCCACTATTGCTGAAGACACCGTGAGCCCTGCCGCCCCCATTTCCTCACACCCCCTGGATGGGGACCCGCCCCCTTCCCCTGAAAATGTGGAACCTAATAAA GAGTGGTATGTCGCTCTGGTGAAATCTCAGTGTTGTCTGAGAGGTGAAGGAGCTCTATATGAAACTACAGAGCTGCTAACAAAACTTCCTCAATCTGACCTAAACGCAATCATGACCTGCAAG GACTTCAACTTGTGTCTGCTGGCATCATGTCTGAGTGTTGGGGTGCAGAGGGTGTGCAAGGATCATGGGACCGTTTTATTTGACACGGCTCAACAGGTGGCCTTCGAGAGATTGGCTGGTGTCGTAGAGCTCCTCCCCTCCCCTCATCAGCCCCTCCTCCCCTCCTCCAAAGCATGTGCGGACTATTGGCAGAAGCTTAATCAAGTCTACA GTGAGCCTGGGTTTTATCAGACAGTGTTGAGTCTGTGTGGCGTGTTGAGTCAGTACCTGCTGTCTCTGTCTAAACTGCCATCTTCACTGCACATTcccaaagacagagagacactcATTACTGCCTTCAGCACCCTCGCCATAGAG GTGGTGGTTTGGCGTTTGCTGCAGGATCAGCTGCCTCTGAGTGTGGACATACAGATGAGTCTCTCGTGTCTCTGTCTGGCTCTCCAGCAGCCGACGGTGTGGACACACTTTGCCTCTCACACCTACCTTACACACACCTGCTCCATCATCTACTGTATACAGCTCCTCATCCACGCAG TTGCTGTTGGTCCTGGTGACCAGCTTCTAAAGCCAGAGCGGAAAACATCAGATCAGTCAGAAGATGAGCTTGATTCTGCAGATA AACATCTTGAAAGGAAGTGTTGTGAGATTATGGCTGAGCTGGTTGAAGGTCTACAGAGTGTGCTCGCTCTGGGTCACCATAGAAACAAGAACATCCCAGCATTCCTTACACCTGTCCTACGGAATGTCATCATCAGCCTTGCCAGGCTGCCCATTGTGAACAGCTACACCCGAATCCCACCACTG GTCTGGAAACTGGGCTGGTCCCCCAGGCCGAGTGGAGAATTTGGTACAGCGTTGCCTGAGATCCCTGTAGAGTTCCTGCAAGAGAAAGACGTCTTCAGAGAGTTCCTCTACCGCATTAATACTCTGG GCTGGAGCAGTCGGACGCAGTTTGAGGAGACGTGGGCCACTCTATTGGGAGTGCTGGTCACTCAGCCAATCACGATGGACCAGGAAGAGGAAACCCAGCAAGAG GAGGACATGGAGAGGACTCAGATAAATGTACTGGCGGTTCAGGCAATCACCTCTCTGGTGCTGAGTGCCATGACTCTGCCGACAGCAGGAAATCCAGCGGTCAGCTGCCCTGAACAGCAACCCCGCAACAAAATCCTTAAAGCTCTGGACACAAg gtTTGGTCGTAAGCTGAGTGTGATTAGAGGCATGGTTGAGCGTGAGATTCAAGCCATGGTCTCAAAGAGAGACAACATCGCCACACACTTCCCCTATCAGGCCTGGGACCCCGTGCCATCCTTATCATCCTCAACGGCAG GCACCCTCATCAGCCATGAGAAACTCCTGCTGCAAATTAACACAGAGAGGGAGATTGGCAACATGGACTACAAACTGGGTCAA GTGTCAATTCACTCAGTGTGGTTGGGAAATAACATCACCCCTCTGAGGGAGGAGGAATGGGGtgaggatgaggaagatgaAGCAGATGCTCCAGCACCTTCCTCACCACCATTATCGCCAATCAACTCCAG GAAGCACCGTGCTGGGGTTGACATCCATTCCTGCTCTCAGTTTCTCCTGGAGCTCTACAGTCAGTGGATCCTCCCTGGCAGCCCCAGTAGCAGGAAGACTCCTGTTGTGCTTCTCAGTGAGGTGGTCAGATCG CTGCTGGCGGTGTCTGATCTCTTTACTGAGAGGAATCAGTTTGATATGATGTTCTCCACTCTGACCGAGCTCCAGAAGGTCCATCCGCCAGAAGATGAGATTCTCAACCAGTACCTCGTGCCAGCTATCTGCAAAGCAGCCGCAGTGCTTGGCATG GACAAAGCCATCGCCGAGCCTGTGTGCCGTCTGTTGGAGAGCACCTTGCGCAGCACTCATCTGCCCAGTCGTATTGGTGCTCTTCACGGCATTCTGTACGTGCTGGAGTGCGACCTTCTGGACGATACGGCACGCCAGCTTATACCTACCGTCAGCGAATACCTGCTCTCTAACCTTAAAGCTTTAGCACA atgTGCGAATCTACACAACCAGCAGCATGTGTTGGTGATGTGCGCGGTGGCCTTCTACATGATGGAGAACTACCCCCTCGATGTAGGGTCTGAGTTCAATGCCGGGATCATTCAG ATATGCTGTATGATGCTGTCTGCTAGTGAGGAGGCCACACCGTCCATCATCTACCACTGCATTCTGCGAGGTCTGGAACGGTTGCTTCTGTCTGAGCAGCTGTCACGCATGGACGCAGAGACGCTAGTCAAGCTGAGCGTTGAACGAGTGAACATGCCCAGCCCACACCGTGCCATGGCTGCCCTGGGTCTCATGCTCACCTGCATGTACACAGGTGTGGCTGGAGAGGAAG GGAAGGAGAAGGGTAGCCCTGGGCGCCCTGCAGATGCAGATCCCACAGCTCCTGACAGCGAATCGGTTATCGTCGCGATGGAGCGTGTATCCGTTCTGTTTGACAG GATTCGCAAAGGCTTTCCAAGTGAGGCGCGTGTGGTAGCCCGGATCCTTCCTCAGTTCTTGGATGACTTTTTCCCACTGCAGGACGTCATGAACAAAGTCATTGGGGAGTTCTTGTCCAATCAGCAGCCTTACCCACAATTCATGGCTACAGTGGTATACAAG GTATTTCAGACGCTTCATGCAACTGGGCAGTCCTCCATGGTTCGTGATTGGGTGCTACTGTCACTGTCGAACTTCACACAGAGGACgcctgttgccatggcaatgtGGAGCCTGTCTTGTTTCTTTGTCAGTGCCTCGACCAGCCAGTGGATCTCTGCCCT CCTTCCACACGTCATCAGTCGCATGGGAAAGTCCGACACAGTGGACATTAGCCTCTTTTGTCTGGTAGCTATGGATTTCTACCGACACCAGATCGACGAGGAGTTAGACCGCAGGGCCTTCCAGTCAGTCTTTGAGATGGTGGCTTCACCTGGTAGTCCGTATTACCAGTTACTTTGCTGTTTGCAGAGCATTCACCAAGACACCCCACTGTAG